The [Clostridium] colinum genome includes the window TTCCTATAGCACAAAATATGATTGAAAAAAATTTTAATGTATTTATATTAGGTGGAAAAATAAAGCCTAACACCCAAGCTATAGTTGGGTCATTTGCAAAGGAATGTATAAAAAATTTTAATTTTACTATTGGTTTTTTTGGAACAAATGGAATTTCTTTAAAAAATTCATATACAACACCAGATATAGAAGAAGCCGATATAAAGAAAATAGCAATTAACAAATCTAATAAGGTCTTTGTTCTTTGTGATAGTTCTAAATTTAATTTAGTTTCTTCTATTACATTTGCAAATATAGAAGATGCTTGTATTATAACAAATAAATTTGATGATGTTAGTTTTTTAAAAAGTTTTAAAGATAAAACTAAAATTTTGGAGGTGTGAAAATGATTTATACTGTAACTTTTAACCCTGCTATTGATTATGTATTAAACATAGAAAATATAGAGTTTGGAAAAACAAATAGAAGTTTAAAAGAAGAAATGTATATTGGCGGGAAAGGTATAAATGTTTCTATTGTACTAAAAAATTTAGGAATTGATAGCAAATGTTTAGGGTTTTGTGGTGGATTTGTAGGAAAAGAAATATCAAAAACTTTAGAAGAAATGGGTTGTAACTGTGATTTTATAGAAGTAGAACAAAATAGTAGAATAAATATAAAAATTAAATCTAACGAAGAAACAGAAATAAATGCTCAAGGACCTAATATTTCACAAGATAAGATAGATGAATTATTTTTAAAATTAGATAATATTAAAGAGGGGAGTATACTTGTTTTAGCAGGTTCTATACCTAATACTTTACCTTCAGATATATATGAAAAAATTCAAGAAAGATTAAAAAATAAAGATATAAAAATAGTTGTAGATGCAACTAAAAATTTACTTCTAAATTCGTTAAAATATAAGCCATTTTTAGTTAAGCCTAATAAAGATGAACTTAGTGAAATATTTAATGTAGAAATAAAAGATGATAATGATTTATTAACATATTCTAAAAAGCTAAAAGAATATGGTGCAAAAAATGTTATTGTATCTTTAGGCAAAGATGGAGCATTTTTATTAGATGAAAATGACAAAGTTTATAGATTAAATGCACCTGAGGGAGTATTGATAAATTCAGTTGGGGCAGGAGATTCTATGGTTGCTGGCTTTATATATGGGTTTATAAAATATAATGACTATGAAAAAGCCTTTAAATATTCTGTGGCTACAGGAAGTGCAACGGCCTTTTCTAAATGGCTTGCAGAAAGTGAAACAATAAATAGTATATTTAATAAATTATAAAGGAGGTACTTTTTATGAAAATTACAAGTTTAATAAACATTAAATCTATAGACCTTAATGCTTCTGTAAATAGCAAAATAGATGCTATAGATATGCTCGTAAATTTAATGGCTAAAGGTGGAAATGTTAAAGACAAAGAAGCCTATAAACAAGCTATTTTACAAAGAGAAGAAAGCTCAACAACAGGTATAGGAGATGAAATAGCTATTCCACATGCTAAAACAGAAGCTATTTCAAATGCGGGTGTTGCTGTAATGGTTGTTAAAGACGGAGTTGATTATGAAGCTTTAGATGGGCAAAAAACAAAACTGTTATTTATGATAGGGGCTCCAGCTAGTGGTGGAGATACACATTTACAAGTTTTAAGCAAACTTTCAACACTTATTATGACACCAAATTTTAAAGATAGTATTTTATCTGCTAAATCTCCACAAGAGATTTTAGATATTATAAATAAATTTGAACAAGAAAAATTTGAAGAAAAAGAAGAAAATAATCAAAGTTTAGGAGATTATGAAGTTCTTTGTGTTACTGCTTGTCCAACAGGAATAGCACATACTTTTATGGCGGCAGAAGCTCTTGAAAATAAGGCTAAAGAAAAGGGAATTAAAGTTAAAGTAGAAACAAATGGGTCTTCTGGAGCTAAAAATATTTTAACTGAAGAAGAAATAAAAAATGCAAAATGTATTATTGTTGCAGCCGATAAAAAAGTTGAAATGAACAGATTTAATGGTAAAAAAGTAATACAAGTTAGAGTTTCTGAAGGTATTAAAAATCCTGAAAAATTACTTGACAAAGCAATGGCAGGAGATGCACCTATATTTAACGCATCAAATGTTGTAAATAATAGCGAAGAAATAGAAAAAGAAACAGTTGGTAGAAAAATATACAAAGATTTAATGAATGGTGTTTCTCATATGTTGCTATTTGTTATTGGTGGAGGTATATTAATTGCTTTAGCATTTTTATTTGATAATTTTGAAATAGACCCAAGTAATTTTGGTTCTAATACTCCTTTTGCAGCTTTTCTTAAAAAGACTGGTGATGCCGCATTTGCCTTTATGTTACCTGTTCTTTCTGGATATATTGCAATGAGTATTGGAGATAGACCAGCTCTTGTAGTAGGGTTTGTTGGAGGATATTTAGCTAGCATAGGTGGTTCAGGATTTTTAGGTGCTTTATTATCAGGATTTATTGCAGGATATTTAATAATATTCTTAAAAAAGGCTTTAAATATATTACCTCAAGCTTTAGATGGTATAAAATCTATTTTGTTATATCCAGTATTAGGTATACTTTTAATGGGTGCTATTATAACATTTATTGTTAATCCTCCAGTTTCTTGGTTTAACATTTCTCTTAGCAATTTACTTAGCAATATGGGAAATAGTAGTAAAGTATTACTTGGAGCAGTTCTTGGGCTTATGATGGCAATTGATTTTGGTGGGCCTATAAATAAAGCTGCTTATGTTTTTGGAACAGCTCAAATTGCAGAAGGAAACTATCATATTATGGCTCCAGTTATGATTGGTGGTATGGTACCTCCTTTAGCAATAGCAATAGCTACTTTTATATTTAAAAATAAATTTACAAAAAAAGAAAGAGAATCTGGCATTACTAACTTTGTTATGGGGTTATCTTTTATCACAGAAGGAGCAATTCCTTTTGCAGCATCAGACCCATTAAGAGTTATACCAGCTTGTGCTATAGGTTCTGGTGTTGCTGGAGCATTATCTATGTTATTTGATTGTTCTTTAAGAGCTCCACATGGTGGTATATTTGTTTTTCCAGTGGTTGGCAACCCTCTTATGTATCTAGTTGCTTTAATAGTTGGTTCTATTGTTGGAGCTATATTATTAGGTATTTTTAAGAAAAATGTAAATGAATAAAAATAGAATAAAATAACTTATATATTTTTTTATGACTTTAGGGTGTAGAATTTGTCTACACCCTTTTAAAAAAGTTGATTTTTGCATAAGGACAAAGTTATATAAATCTAGCTTTTTATATAATTTAAGCCAAAGCCATA containing:
- a CDS encoding DeoR/GlpR family DNA-binding transcription regulator gives rise to the protein MIANERYLKILNLLNSKGSITINEIVDLLNISESTVRRDLNTLDKEKKLIKVHGGAISNKSIYVTQEESLNHKKFINQDEKKEIAKKASTLIKPNDFVYIDSGTTTYEMTNFITEKSATYVTNSIPIAQNMIEKNFNVFILGGKIKPNTQAIVGSFAKECIKNFNFTIGFFGTNGISLKNSYTTPDIEEADIKKIAINKSNKVFVLCDSSKFNLVSSITFANIEDACIITNKFDDVSFLKSFKDKTKILEV
- the pfkB gene encoding 1-phosphofructokinase → MIYTVTFNPAIDYVLNIENIEFGKTNRSLKEEMYIGGKGINVSIVLKNLGIDSKCLGFCGGFVGKEISKTLEEMGCNCDFIEVEQNSRINIKIKSNEETEINAQGPNISQDKIDELFLKLDNIKEGSILVLAGSIPNTLPSDIYEKIQERLKNKDIKIVVDATKNLLLNSLKYKPFLVKPNKDELSEIFNVEIKDDNDLLTYSKKLKEYGAKNVIVSLGKDGAFLLDENDKVYRLNAPEGVLINSVGAGDSMVAGFIYGFIKYNDYEKAFKYSVATGSATAFSKWLAESETINSIFNKL
- a CDS encoding PTS fructose transporter subunit IIABC, with the protein product MKITSLINIKSIDLNASVNSKIDAIDMLVNLMAKGGNVKDKEAYKQAILQREESSTTGIGDEIAIPHAKTEAISNAGVAVMVVKDGVDYEALDGQKTKLLFMIGAPASGGDTHLQVLSKLSTLIMTPNFKDSILSAKSPQEILDIINKFEQEKFEEKEENNQSLGDYEVLCVTACPTGIAHTFMAAEALENKAKEKGIKVKVETNGSSGAKNILTEEEIKNAKCIIVAADKKVEMNRFNGKKVIQVRVSEGIKNPEKLLDKAMAGDAPIFNASNVVNNSEEIEKETVGRKIYKDLMNGVSHMLLFVIGGGILIALAFLFDNFEIDPSNFGSNTPFAAFLKKTGDAAFAFMLPVLSGYIAMSIGDRPALVVGFVGGYLASIGGSGFLGALLSGFIAGYLIIFLKKALNILPQALDGIKSILLYPVLGILLMGAIITFIVNPPVSWFNISLSNLLSNMGNSSKVLLGAVLGLMMAIDFGGPINKAAYVFGTAQIAEGNYHIMAPVMIGGMVPPLAIAIATFIFKNKFTKKERESGITNFVMGLSFITEGAIPFAASDPLRVIPACAIGSGVAGALSMLFDCSLRAPHGGIFVFPVVGNPLMYLVALIVGSIVGAILLGIFKKNVNE